The nucleotide window CGTATGGCCTGGCTGGCGCCCAGGAAGAGGTGGGATGGCCCGTCAACGAAGCTCGCCAATAGCGGAGAGGTGAGGAAGCCGGCTGCCCAGCCGATGAACACGCGACCGGGCCCGTACTTCCGGTAGATGGCCTCCAGGACGAGGGGAGAGGCGACCCAGGGCATGCCGCCACCGCCGACGCTGCTGGGGGCGAACATGCTATAGTAGCCGGCCTGGGCGGACTTGACGCGGATGCCGTCGCGGGCCTCTCTGATCGGAGGCACCAGCAGGCCATCCTCGCCGAACAGCTTACGTTCGTCGTGGAGGATATCCTTGTATTTCTCCTCCAGCGGCACGACTTCGCTGTCGATGAAGCCGAGCAAGCCTTCAATCGCCCCTTTCGTCAAGTCGCGTGCTTCTTCCGGTACCGCTTCGGTGACCATAAAATGACCTCCCTTCAAGAAATGAGACCGTTTAGCGCAAGCAGAAAATGGCGCTGCCGGTCATGTGACAGCGCGCATAGTGTACAACGAATGCGCTAACAAAACACGTGGTGGAAGCGCATCATTCCGGAGAACAAGGAGAAAGACAAAATGAGAAAGCCCCCAAAGGGGGCCTTCTCATTGGGCGGGGCCATGATCTCGCGTCCGGGAGGCGTCCGGTTCCCCCGGAGAGCGAGCGGTTGATATCAGCGGCACGCCGACTTCGGACGCAGCCCTGAGACAGGGAGATTCGCCCGTTGAATGGAGGGGTTCAGCTCGCGCGGCTTCTCGTTAGTCTCAGCCTGGCGCGCCCGGTATATGCGCTCAGCCTCCCTGTTAAGCTCCTCTACATGCGCCTTGTAGTAGTACTCGACCGAAATCGCCTCTAACATCGTGTGCCTCCTTGGTCGGCGCTATCGCTGTTCCTCCGGACCGCTGTCCTCGCCCGCTCCTGAAACGGCATTCGTCAGCAGGTCCGGCTGGCTTATCTGTTTGATAAGGATCCGGAGCACCTCTTCGGTGTCGACGCCTTCGGGGTCGATCGCCTTGTGAAGCTGAAGCCCTCGATAGAGCGCCATCAGCAGGTTGGCCATCGCCACGGGGTCGACGTCGGGGCGCAGCGTCCCCTGTTCGACGGCGAGACGGCAGATCTCTGCGAGGGCAGAGCGGAAAGCCGCCCGCTGTTCCCTGACGCGCTCCTGCTGCCTCTTGTTGCGCAGGCTTTCGGGCCAGATCTCGATGTCGAGCCGTGCCCAGTGCTCGAAATCGGGCCGGAGAAACTGCGCCCAGAAGCGTTCGCCCACGACGGCCAAGGCCTCCAGCGCCTGCGACGTCTCCTCCTTCGCCTCCTGCACGATCCCCATCTCCTCGAGGGTCCTGCGCTGGGCCACGGCGTCGATGAGGTCGTCCTTGCTCTTGAAGTAGCGATAGACGGCGCCCGGGCTGAGCCTCGCTTCCGCACAGATGTCGTGCATCGTCGTCTGGTGGAGTCCTTTCCTGACGAAGCACTTTTCCGCCGCATCCAATATTTCGTTCGTGCGGGCCTCAAGGTGAGCAGCGCTCATCTTCGGCATTAGCGTTCGCTCCGAATGACTATTCGATTTTAAAAACGAGCAGTCGTTCTTTATTAATATTAAGTATCTTCTTCTGCTCTTGTCAAGTCCCTAAGCAGGTTTGTCGACGTATTAGAGCGGGGGGCACAGAGGGCTGCCCCTTGCGAGCGGTCTTCAACGGGCGCCCGTACTCACCGGCTTTGCGTCGACACGACAAACGCCGCGTCTACCGGCGGGCAGGCGATGCGCCGGCGCCCCTTTGCTCCCGCAGCGCCTCCAGCCGCTCTTCGCAGCCATGCGACCCCCGCTTCTCCAGCCCGCACACGTTGCAGGCGACCATGTGGCAATCGGGGGTCGTCTCGCCTTGCTGCGACTTCTGCCACTCCCGGCGCAGGAACGCCTCGTCCACACCGGTGTCGATGTGCGACCACGGCAGCACCTCATGGAGATCGCGCTCGCGATGGGCGTAGAACGTAGGGTCAAGCCCCGCTTCCGCAAACGCCGATTCCCAATGCCGCCGGTCGCTTATCTCGTTCCAGGCATCGAAGCGGGCGCCCGCTTTCCAGGCGCGGAGGATTACGGGGCCGAGACGGCGGTCGCCGCGCGAGAGGACCGCTTCCAGCAGGCTGTGCGCGGGCTCCTCCCACGATAGCGCGATGCCGGTGCCTTTGAGGCGACGCCTGAGCAGATCGTGGCGGAGGGCCAGGTCATCCGGGCCCATCTGGGCGGCCCACTGGAACGGTGTGTGCGGCTTGGGGATGAAGTTAGAGGTGCTAACGCGTACCCGCGCCCTCCCCCCGTGGTGTCGGCGCCCGGTATCCTGCACCTTCACCGCCAGGCCGGCAATCCCCTCGACGTCCTCAAGCGTCTCCGTGGGCAGGCCCACCATGAAGTACAGCTTCACGTTCGTCCATCCGTGCGCAAAGGCGGCCTCGGCAGCCTGGAGGATGTCGTCTTCGGTGAGAGGCTTGTTGATCACGTCGCGCAGGCGCTGGCTCCCCGCTTCCGGCGCGAAGGTTATGCTGCGCTTGCCCGCGCTCTGGGCGAGGGCGGCGATTCTCACGGAGAAGCTGTCGCAGCGAATGCTGGGCAGCGCCAGCGCAACCCGCTCCGGCAGCGCCCGCCGCAGTCCCTCGATAAGCGGGGCGATCTGCGAGTGATCGGTGGTGCTGAGGGAGAGGAGCGAGAGCTCGTTGTAGCCCGTGGAGGCGATGATTTCCTCCGCTGTATGCACCACCTCGTCGACCCCGCGCTCCAGCCGCGGCCGGTAGACGATGCCGGCCTGGCAGAAGCGGCAGCCCTGCGTGCACCCGCGCTGTATCTCCACGGCCGCTCTGTCGTGCACTGTCTGGAGAAAGGGCACCACCGGCCGCACAGGCGGCGGCGGCAAAGGCTCCACGAAGCGCTTGTGGAGCTTCGGGGGCGCCGATTCGTCGATGGGCTCTACTTGCCGCACCGTGCCGTCCTTCTCGTAGGCGACGCGGTAGAAGGCGGGGAGGTAGACGCCGGGGACGGCTGCAAGCCTCCTCAGCAACTCCTTCCGGCCAGCGGCGTCCCGCTTCCAGCCCTTCACAACGTCCGCGACCTCAAGCACCACCTCCTCGCCGTCACCGAGCACGAAGGCGTCGATGAACTCGGCGAGCGGTTCCGGGTTGAGGGCGCCGGTGCCGCCGGCGATGATGAGCGGATGACTACGGTCTCTCTCCGCCGAGAGCAGAGGGACGCCGGAAAGGTCGAGCATGTTCAGCAGGTTGGAATAGGTAAGCTCGTAGCCCAGGGAGAAGCCGATGACGTCGAACTCGCGCAGGGGCGTCCGCGTCTCCAGGCTGAAGAGCGGCAGACCGCGGCTGCGCAGCTCCGCCTCCATGTCGACCCAGGGCGCGTAGACGCGTTCAGCGAGAATGTCGGACCTCTGGTTCAGCACGTCGTAGAGGATGGCAAGGCCGAGATTCGACATGCCGATCTCGTAGACGTCCGGGTAGGCGAGAACGAATCGGATATCGACCGCATCCCAGTCCTTGACGACGCAGTTCCACTCGCCGCCTGCGTAACGCGCGGGCCGCGCAACCTTGCTGAGGGCCTGGTCTATATCCATCGCTCGCGCCCTTCACATACCGATATCCATCATAGCGAAAGCAGGCGCGGGGTAGCAATTTCGTGTACTCGTCCGGTACATTCCGTACACTCACCCCCTTTCCGCTTGTTTCTTGAG belongs to Dehalococcoidia bacterium and includes:
- a CDS encoding TIGR03960 family B12-binding radical SAM protein gives rise to the protein MDIDQALSKVARPARYAGGEWNCVVKDWDAVDIRFVLAYPDVYEIGMSNLGLAILYDVLNQRSDILAERVYAPWVDMEAELRSRGLPLFSLETRTPLREFDVIGFSLGYELTYSNLLNMLDLSGVPLLSAERDRSHPLIIAGGTGALNPEPLAEFIDAFVLGDGEEVVLEVADVVKGWKRDAAGRKELLRRLAAVPGVYLPAFYRVAYEKDGTVRQVEPIDESAPPKLHKRFVEPLPPPPVRPVVPFLQTVHDRAAVEIQRGCTQGCRFCQAGIVYRPRLERGVDEVVHTAEEIIASTGYNELSLLSLSTTDHSQIAPLIEGLRRALPERVALALPSIRCDSFSVRIAALAQSAGKRSITFAPEAGSQRLRDVINKPLTEDDILQAAEAAFAHGWTNVKLYFMVGLPTETLEDVEGIAGLAVKVQDTGRRHHGGRARVRVSTSNFIPKPHTPFQWAAQMGPDDLALRHDLLRRRLKGTGIALSWEEPAHSLLEAVLSRGDRRLGPVILRAWKAGARFDAWNEISDRRHWESAFAEAGLDPTFYAHRERDLHEVLPWSHIDTGVDEAFLRREWQKSQQGETTPDCHMVACNVCGLEKRGSHGCEERLEALREQRGAGASPARR
- a CDS encoding TetR/AcrR family transcriptional regulator produces the protein MPKMSAAHLEARTNEILDAAEKCFVRKGLHQTTMHDICAEARLSPGAVYRYFKSKDDLIDAVAQRRTLEEMGIVQEAKEETSQALEALAVVGERFWAQFLRPDFEHWARLDIEIWPESLRNKRQQERVREQRAAFRSALAEICRLAVEQGTLRPDVDPVAMANLLMALYRGLQLHKAIDPEGVDTEEVLRILIKQISQPDLLTNAVSGAGEDSGPEEQR